A window from Peromyscus leucopus breed LL Stock chromosome 8a, UCI_PerLeu_2.1, whole genome shotgun sequence encodes these proteins:
- the LOC114684402 gene encoding 60S ribosomal protein L29-like → MAKSKNHTTHNQSRKWHRNGIKKPRSKRYQSLKGVDPKFLRNMRFAKKQNKKGLKKMSACAEAIKALVKPKAVKPKMSKGPSRKLSRLAFIAQPKFGKQIRGYMAKGRRLCQPKPKAQTKASAPAQAPNGAQAPVKAP, encoded by the coding sequence ATGGCCAAGTCCaagaaccacaccacacacaaccagTCTCGAAAATGGCACCGAAATGGTATCAAGAAACCCCGGTCAAAAAGATACCAATCTCTTAAGGGGGTGGACcccaagttcctgaggaacaTGCGCTTTGCcaagaagcagaacaagaaagGCCTGAAGAAGATGAGTGCGTGTGCAGAGGCCATCAAGGCCCTTGTGAAGCCCAAGGCGGTGAAGCCCAAGATGTCAAAGGGCCCCAGCCGCAAGCTCAGCCGACTCGCTTTCATCGCTCAACCCAAGTTCGGGAAGCAGATTAGAGGCTACATGGCCAAGGGTCGTAGGCTCTGCCAACCAAAGCCCAAGGCTCAAACCAAGgcctcagctccagctcaggctcCCAACGGTGCCCAGGCCCCTGTGAAGGCCCCATAG